One Mustelus asterias unplaced genomic scaffold, sMusAst1.hap1.1 HAP1_SCAFFOLD_400, whole genome shotgun sequence DNA window includes the following coding sequences:
- the erp27 gene encoding endoplasmic reticulum resident protein 27: MIALSVLLLSLLTLCQVGAGNEIFSQDELKGDEREGNLEEGVKPTQKSKDPFRRVWMLKDVGNAEDFINGASVSVIAFLKDLESDHADVLNEVLQSVKNLPFGICSNVTVWKEYNITNSTISLFRKFDEGRIDYELKDGEVDPSQVIQFLRQNEMRLVIEYNQLDATQIFGSGIPIHLLLLVSKKSSGYQAILKLFHDVAPEYRGKVIFVLVDTDVRENVRVISYFKVKEAELPAFCLFHVETEAVDVMKANNSSTEALRQFCNNFMEGKAKSPVKPPRPPSEEL; this comes from the exons ATGATTGCTCTCTCTGTCCTACTCCTGTCTCTCCTTACCCTCTGCCAAGTTGGGGCAGGAAACGAGATCTTCTCCCAGGATGAACTGAAAGGAGAtgaaagggaaggaaatctggaggagggggtgaAACCAACTCAGAAATCGAAAG ATCCGTTCCGGAGAGTGTGGATGCTGAAGGATGTGGGGAATGCGGAGGATTTTATAAACGGCGCATCCGTCTCAGTTATCGCGTTTCTTAAG GATCTGGAATCTGACCACGCGGATGTTCTGAATGAAGTTCTCCAGTCGGTGAAGAATTTGCCCTTTGGGATCTGTTCCAATGTCACTGTCTGGAAGGAATATAACATCACCAATAGCACTATCAGCCTGTTCAGGAAG TTTGATGAAGGGCGGATAGACTACGAGCTTAAAGATGGAGAGGTGGACCCAAGCCAAGTTATTCAGTTTCTACGGCAGAATGAAATGCGCCTCGTGATCGAATACAATCAGTTG GATGCAACTCAGATTTTTGGCTccggaattcccattcacctcctGCTCCTGGTCAGCAAGAAATCATCTGGATATCAAGCGATCCTCAAACTGTTCCATGATGTTGCCCCAGAGTATCGGGGGAAG gtgaTTTTTGTTCTGGTTGACACCGATGTGAGGGAGAACGTCCGTGTGATTTCATATTTCAAGGTGAAGGAAGCTGAGCTTCCTGCGTTCTGTCTCTTTCACGTGGAGACGGAGGCGGTGGATGTGATGAAGGCCAACAACAGCAGCACGGAGGCTCTGCGGCAATTCTGTAACAACTTCATGGAGGGGAAAGCCAAG AGCCCAGTGAAGCCTCCAAGGCCCCCGTCCGAGGAACTGTAA